The window TTTCGCCCTGCGCCTTGACCCAGAGGCGCGGCATCGGTGCCGGCGACAGAAATGCGTAGACCACATCAAATTGGCCCAAGTGCCGGCGCCAGAAATTGCCATGCCGGATATGGCAGTTGGGCAGGCCGAGCGCGGCAAGTTTGGCCCAGAGCCAGGGCAGCGGCGCATGTTCGATGCCGAGAAAATCGCAATCCGGCCGGGCGCGGGCTAGGCGCCTGAGCAGGCCGCCGTCGCCGCAGCCAAGGTCGATGAAGCGGCAGGGCGAGCGGGGCAACAGGGTTGCGACGGCATCGGCGGTCGTCGCGTTGGTGAGAAAAATGGGTACGCGGCTTTTGTCGGTGCGCCAGAAAACGAGCAGCAGAAGCACGAAGGCGGCCAGATACCATCCCGGCGGGATGTCCGGGCGGAAAACAATAGTGAACACGACGGCGGCGAGGCCGCCGAGAATCTGGGCGATCAAGGCTGTGCGGATGGGTGGCATCGGCCGATGATACGGGGGAGCGATCGGCATTGACAATGTTTCCGTTCCAAAAGATAATGCGCCGTTTCGCTGGAGGGGTTCCCGAGCGGTCAAAGGGATCAGACTGTAAATCTGACGGCTCTGCCTTCGAAGGTTCGAATCCTTCCCCCTCCACCAGAGAATTTGTTGGCAGTGTGCGGTTACACGGCGCGGGCGGGTGTAGTTCAATGGTAGAACCTCAGCCTTCCAAGCTGATGGCGCGGGTTCGATTCCCGCCACCCGCTCCAGATGGTTTTGCAGGCAGGCCCATGTAGCTCAGTGGTAGAGCACTCCCTTGGTAAGGGAGAGGTCGCGTGTTCGATCCACGCCATGGGCACCATTATTTGTTTTGACTGATTGGGGTAAGTGATCATGGCAAAAAGCAAATTTGAGCGGACGAAGCCGCACGTAAACGTAGGGACGATTGGTCACGTGGATCATGGCAAGACGACCTTGACGGCGGCGATCACGACGATTCTGGCGTCGAAGTTTGGTGGGGAAGCGAAGGCCTACGACCAGATTGACGCGGCGCCGGAAGAGAAAGCGCGAGGCATCACCATCAACACTGCGCACGTCGAATACGAGACGGCGAATCGCCACTACGCCCACGTGGACTGCCCGGGTCACGCCGACTACGTCAAGAACATGATCACGGGCGCCGCCCAGATGGACGGCGCCATCCTGGTGGTCAGCGCCGCCGACGGCCCCATGCCTCAGACGCGGGAGCACATTCTGCTGGCCCGCCAGGTGGGTGTGCCCTACATCATCGTCTTCATGAACAAGTGCGACATGGTCGACGACGAAGAACTGCTCGAACTCGTCGAAATGGAAGTGCGCGAACTGCTCAGCAAATACGACTTCCCTGGCGACGACATCCCCATCGTCAAGGGATCGGCCCTCAAGGCCATGGAAGGCGACAAGGGCGAGATGGGCGAAGGCGCCATCCTCAAGCTGGCCGAAGCGCTGGACAGCTACATTCCCACGCCCGAGCGCGCCATCGACAAGCCCTTCCTGCTGCCCATCGAAGACGTTTTCTCCATCTCCGGCCGCGGCACCGTCGTGACCGGCCGTGTTGAGCGCGGCGTCGTCAAGGTAGGCGAAGAAATCGAAATCGTCGGCATCCGCCCGACCGTCAAGACCATCTGCACCGGCGTTGAAATGTTCAGGAAGCTCCTGGACCAGGGCCAGGCGGGCGACAACGTGGGCGTCCTGCTGCGCGGCACCAAGCGTGAAGAGGTCGAGCGCGGCCAGGTTCTGGCCAAGCCGGGCAGCATCACTCCGCACACCCACTTCACTTCCGAAGTGTATGTCCTGTCGAAGGACGAAGGCGGTCGCCACACCCCGTTCTTCAACGGCTACCGTCCGCAGTTCTACTTCCGGACGACGGACGTTACCGGCAGCATCGAACTGCCGGCGGGCACGGAAATGGTGATGCCGGGGGACAACATCCAGATGACGGTCAAGCTGATCGCCCCGATCGCCATGGAAGAGGGCCTGCGCTTCGCCATCCGCGAGGGCGGCCGCACCGTCGGCGCCGGAGTCGTCGCTAAGATCATCGAATAACTCATTCGACAACTTTCCCCGCAGGGGCGTAGCTCAATTGGCAGAGCGACGGTCTCCAAAACCGTAGGTTGGGGGTTCGATTCCCTCCGCCCCTGCCAACCGAACCAGATGATCGCTGACGTTATTACGCACTATGGCCGATAAGCTCAAGTTTGCGCTGGCACTGCTGTTGCTGGTTACCGGTGTGGCCGGTTTCTATCTTCTTGGCGAACAGCCGATGATCCTGCGCGTATTGTCGGTGCTGGCGGGTTTGGTCGCATCGGTGGCGGTCGCCTGGTTCACGGAGCCCGGTCAGCGCTTTTTCGTGTTTGGTCAGGAGGCGCTGACGGAGACCCGGAAAGTCGCCTGGCCGACCCGAAAGGAGTCGATTCAGACGACGGGAGTCGTATTTGCCTTCGTGCTGCTGATGGCGGTCATGCTCTGGGTTGCCGACAAGAGCCTCGAGTGGGTGCTTTATGACCTCGTGCTGGGCTGGAAATAAGGATATGACAAAACGCTGGTACGTCGTTCACGCCTACTCCGGTTTCGAGAAGAGCGTAAAAAAGGCGCTGGCCGAGCGCATCGTTCGTGCCGGCATGCAGGACAAGTTCGGCCAGATTCTGGTGCCCGTCGAAGAAGTGGTCGAGATGAAGGGTGGCCAGAAAAGCATTTCCGAGCGCAAGTTCTTCCCGGGCTACGTGCTTGTTGAAATGGACATGGACGATGATTCCTGGCACTTGGTCAAGAGCACGGCCAAGGTGACCGGTTTCGTTGGCGGCACTGCCACCAAGCCGACGCCGATCTCCGAAAAGGAGGTCGAGAAGATCATGCAGCAGATGCAGGAGGGCGTGGAGAAACCGCGCCCCAAGGTGTTGTTCGAGGCTGGCGAGATGGTGCGGGTCAAGGAAGGCCCGTTCACCGATTTCAATGGCACCGTCGAGGAAGTGAATTACGAAAAGAGCCGCCTGCGTGTTTCCGTGACCATCTTTGGTCGCGCCACGCCGGTGGAACTGGAATTTGCGCAGGTCGAGAAAGCGTAACGTTCCGGCTCGCCGGAAGCCTTGATTCCGGCAAAGAGGAGCGCGAGTAGGGAAAACGAAAGCGCGTTACCACTCATCAGTTAGGAGCCATCATGGCAAAGAAGATCATCGGCTACATCAAGCTGCAAGTGCCGGCCGGCAAGGCGAACCCCTCGCCCCCGATCGGTCCCGCGCTCGGCCAGCGCGGCCTCAACATCATGGAGTTCTGCAAGGCGTTCAACGCCAAGACCCAGGGCATGGAGCCCGGTCTGCCGATCCCCGTGGTGATTACCGCCTTCGCGGACAAGAGCTTTACCTTCATCATGAAGACGCCGCCCGCGACCGTCCTCATCAAGAAGGCGGCCGGTGTCCAGAAGGGGTCGCCGAAGCCCCATACCGACAAGGTCGGCAAGCTGACCCGCGCCCAAGCCGAGGATATCGCCAAGGCCAAAATGCCGGACCTCACCGCCGCCGACATGGATGCCGCGGTGCGCACCATCGCCGGCAGCGCCCGCAGCATGGGCATTACCGTGGAGGGAGTCTGACATGGCACAGCATTCCAAGCGCGCTGCCGCGGTCCGCGCCAAGGTTGACCGCCTGAAGAACTACCCGCTCGCCGAGGCGCTGACCCTCGTCAAGGAAAACGCCACGGCCAAGTTCGACGAGTCCATCGACGTCGCCGTCAATCTCGGGATCGATGCCAAGAAATCCGACCAGCTGGTGCGCGGCTCCGTCGTGCTGCCGGCCGGCACCGGCAAGACCGTGCGCGTCGCCGTCTTTGCCCAGGGCGCCAAGGCCGAGGAGGCCAGGGTGGCGGGTGCCGATGTTATCGGCTTCGACGACCTTGCCGCCGCCGTCAAGGGCGGCGCCATCGATTTCGACATCTGCATTGCCACGCCCGATGCCATGAAGGTTGTCGG is drawn from Candidatus Nitricoxidivorans perseverans and contains these coding sequences:
- the rplA gene encoding 50S ribosomal protein L1; translated protein: MAQHSKRAAAVRAKVDRLKNYPLAEALTLVKENATAKFDESIDVAVNLGIDAKKSDQLVRGSVVLPAGTGKTVRVAVFAQGAKAEEARVAGADVIGFDDLAAAVKGGAIDFDICIATPDAMKVVGQLGQILGPRGLMPNPKVGTVTMDVTTAVKNAKAGQVQYRTDKGGIVQCTIGRASFTVEALQQNLGALIGALNKAKPASSKGQYLKKISLSSTMGAGVRVDQASLSSQQQQ
- the tuf gene encoding elongation factor Tu yields the protein MAKSKFERTKPHVNVGTIGHVDHGKTTLTAAITTILASKFGGEAKAYDQIDAAPEEKARGITINTAHVEYETANRHYAHVDCPGHADYVKNMITGAAQMDGAILVVSAADGPMPQTREHILLARQVGVPYIIVFMNKCDMVDDEELLELVEMEVRELLSKYDFPGDDIPIVKGSALKAMEGDKGEMGEGAILKLAEALDSYIPTPERAIDKPFLLPIEDVFSISGRGTVVTGRVERGVVKVGEEIEIVGIRPTVKTICTGVEMFRKLLDQGQAGDNVGVLLRGTKREEVERGQVLAKPGSITPHTHFTSEVYVLSKDEGGRHTPFFNGYRPQFYFRTTDVTGSIELPAGTEMVMPGDNIQMTVKLIAPIAMEEGLRFAIREGGRTVGAGVVAKIIE
- the rplK gene encoding 50S ribosomal protein L11 encodes the protein MAKKIIGYIKLQVPAGKANPSPPIGPALGQRGLNIMEFCKAFNAKTQGMEPGLPIPVVITAFADKSFTFIMKTPPATVLIKKAAGVQKGSPKPHTDKVGKLTRAQAEDIAKAKMPDLTAADMDAAVRTIAGSARSMGITVEGV
- a CDS encoding tRNA (guanine-N(7)-)-methyltransferase, translating into MPPIRTALIAQILGGLAAVVFTIVFRPDIPPGWYLAAFVLLLLVFWRTDKSRVPIFLTNATTADAVATLLPRSPCRFIDLGCGDGGLLRRLARARPDCDFLGIEHAPLPWLWAKLAALGLPNCHIRHGNFWRRHLGQFDVVYAFLSPAPMPRLWVKAQGEMRPDALLISNSFPAPGAEPVRVVEVDDRRQSRLYCYRPPPLREVGKNKGSIASHFRPFPPASITNNPV
- the secE gene encoding preprotein translocase subunit SecE, with the translated sequence MADKLKFALALLLLVTGVAGFYLLGEQPMILRVLSVLAGLVASVAVAWFTEPGQRFFVFGQEALTETRKVAWPTRKESIQTTGVVFAFVLLMAVMLWVADKSLEWVLYDLVLGWK
- the nusG gene encoding transcription termination/antitermination protein NusG; this encodes MTKRWYVVHAYSGFEKSVKKALAERIVRAGMQDKFGQILVPVEEVVEMKGGQKSISERKFFPGYVLVEMDMDDDSWHLVKSTAKVTGFVGGTATKPTPISEKEVEKIMQQMQEGVEKPRPKVLFEAGEMVRVKEGPFTDFNGTVEEVNYEKSRLRVSVTIFGRATPVELEFAQVEKA